Proteins encoded together in one Muntiacus reevesi chromosome 22, mMunRee1.1, whole genome shotgun sequence window:
- the LOC136152883 gene encoding LOW QUALITY PROTEIN: uncharacterized protein (The sequence of the model RefSeq protein was modified relative to this genomic sequence to represent the inferred CDS: deleted 2 bases in 2 codons), whose amino-acid sequence MEPLFTPAPAPPSPAHPSPCSPRALAPPSTCSPPAPAPAPVHLQHLLTPAPAPPSPAPPSPCSPQPLLPPAPAPPSPAHPSPCSPQPCSPQPLPTPSPRPPQPLFTPSPAPPSPAPPSPAPPSPCSPQPLFTPAPAPPSPAPPSPCSPQPLLTPAPVHPSPCSPQPLLPPAPAPPEPFPCSPPAPAHPSPCSPQPCSPQPPAAPALLPPAPAHPQPPAAPAPVHPQPLLPPAPAPPSPAPPSTCSPPAPGRPSPCSPPAPAHPSPCSPQPLLPPAPAPPSPAPPSPAPPSTCSPPAPGRPSPCSPPAPAHPSPCSPQPLLTPAPVHPQPLFTPSPCSPPAPVHPSPCSPQPLFTPSPCSPPAPAHPSPCSPPAPAPPSPAPPSPCSPPAPAPPSPAPPGPLLTPGPCSPRAPVHPSPCSPPAPAPPSPCSPQPPAAPALLPPAPAHPQPLAAPAPVHPSPCSPQPLLPPAPAPPSPAPPSPAPPSTCSPPAPGRPSPCSPPAPAHPSPCSPQPLLPPAPAPPSPCSPQPCSPQPCLPQHLLTPSPWPPQPLFTPSPCSPQPLLTPPLFTPAPVHPSPCSPPAPAQPSPCSTQPLLHPAPAPPSPAPPSPAPPSPRPPQPCSPQPCSPQPPATPALLTPAPAHPNPCSPQPLFTPSPCSPQPLLPSAPAPPSPAPPSPRPPQPLLPPALLPPAPGHPSPAPPSPAHPSTCSPQPLLPPSPCSPQPCSPQHLLTPAPAPPEPLLTPAPAPPSPAPPSPAPPAPAPPSPSVPPALLPPAPAPPSPSVPPAPAPPSPPAPQPPAPRARLTDCVSFQRWFVQIQALSSTEEKGLP is encoded by the exons atggag cccctgttcaccccagcccctgctccccccagccctgctcaccccagcccctgctccccccgAGCCCTTGCTCCCCCCAGCACCTGctcacccccagcccccgccccagcccctgtTCACCTCCAGCACCTGctcaccccagcccctgctccccccagccctgctccccccagcccctgctccccccagcccctgctccccccagcccctgctccccccagccccgctcaccccagcccctgctccccccagccctgctccccccagcccctgcctacCCCCAGCCCCCGGCCGCCCCAGCCCCTGTTtacccccagccctgctccccccagccctgctccccccagccctgctccccccagcccctgctcaccccagcccctgttcaccccagcccctgctccccccagccctgctccccccagcccctgctcaccccagcccctgctcaccccagcccctgttcaccccagcccctgctccccccagcccctgctccccccagcccctgctccccccgAGCCCTT CCCCTgttcacccccagcccctgctcaccccagcccttgctccccccagccctgctccccccagcccccggccgccccagccctgctccccccagcACCTGCTCACCCCCAGCCCCCGGCCGCCCCAGCCCCTgttcacccccagcccctgctccccccagcccctgctccccccagccctgctccccccagcACCTGCTCACCCCCAGCCCCCGGCCGCCCCAGCCCCTgttcacccccagcccctgctcaccccagcccctgctcaccccagcccctgctccccccagcccctgctccccccagccctgctccccccagccctgctccccccagcACCTGCTCACCCCCAGCCCCCGGCCGCCCCAGCCCCTgttcacccccagcccctgctcaccccagcccctgctccccccagcccctgctcaccccagcccctgttcacccccagcccctgttcacccccagcccctgttcacccccagcccctgttcaccccagcccctgctccccccagcccctgttcACCCCCAGCCCCTGTTCACCCCCAGCACCTGCTCACCCCAGCCCCTgttcacccccagcccctgctccccccagccctgctccccccagcccctgttcacccccagcccctgctccccccagccctgctccccccgGGCCCCTGCTCACCCCGGGCCCCTGTTCACCCCGGGCCCCTGTTCACCCCAGCCCCTGTTCACCCCCAGCacctgctccccccagcccctgctccccccagcccccggctgccccagccctgctccccccagcacctgctcacccccagcccctggccgcCCCAGCCCCTGttcaccccagcccctgctcaccccagcccctgctccccccagcccctgctccccccagccctgctccccccagccctgctccccccagcACCTGCTCACCCCCAGCCCCCGGCCGCCCCAGCCCCTgttcacccccagcccctgctcaccccagcccctgctcaccccagcccctgctccccccagcccctgctccccccagcccctgctccccccagccctgctccccccagccctgcctcccccagcacctgctcacccccagcccctggccgcCCCAGCCCCTgttcacccccagcccctgctccccccagcccctgctcacccca cccctgttcaccccagcccctgttcaccccagcccctgttcacccccagcccctgctcagcccagcccctgctccacccagcccctgctccacccagcccctgctccccccagccctgctccccccagccctgctcctcccagcccccggccgccccagccc tgctccccccagccctgctccccccagcccccggccaccccagccctgctcaccccagcccctgctcaccccaacCCCTGTTCACCCCAGCCCCTgttcacccccagcccctgctccccccagcccctgctcccctcagcccctgctccccccagccctgctcctcccagcccccggccgccccagcccctgctccccccagccctgctccccccagcccccggccaccccagccctgctccccccagccctgctcaccCCAGCACCTGctcaccccagcccctgctccccccgAGCCCTtgctccccccagccctgctcaccCCAGCACCTGctcaccccagcccctgctccccccgAGCCCTTGCTCACCCCAGCtcctgctccccccagccctgctccccccagccctgct cccccagcccctgctccccccagccccagtGTACCAccagccctgctccccccagcccctgctccccccagccccagtGTACcaccagcccctgctccccccagcccccctgccccccagcccccggcCCCAAGAGCCAGACTGACTGACTGTGTGTCCTTCCAGCGTTGGTTTGTGCAGATACAAGCGCTCTCCTCTACTGAAGAGAAAGGCCTACCCTGA